From one Longimicrobium sp. genomic stretch:
- the glgB gene encoding 1,4-alpha-glucan branching protein GlgB, which produces MALATLSIDIQQVVRGEHRDVFRVLGMHRVSIAGELRLVVRAFLPGADSATVVDADGGDAQEMERVHPDGFFELVLPPGTHPFPYRLRVTEGDGSVAEEADPYSFAPTIADFDLYLIGEGTHLRLWDVLGAHPDEMDGVAGTRFGVWAPGARRVSVVGDFNRWDGRRHVMRFHPGAGVWEMFVPGAGEGTPYKYEIQGAHGGTFLKADPVAFHAEHNPATASIVHDLRGWEWSDAEWMERRRTDDCYRKPMAVYEVHAGSWMRVPEEENRPLTYRELAHRLGDYVVEMGFTHVEFLPLSEHPYDPSWGYQVTGYFAPTSRFGNPDDLRYLIDHLHALGIGVIIDWVPAHFPKDAHGLRRFDGTALYEHEDPRQGEHPDWGTLIFNFGRNEVRNFLVANALYWLEEYHVDGLRVDAVASMLYLDYSRQPGQWIPNPLGGRENLDAIHFLQQVNGTVRDRQPGALMIAEESTAWPGVTQRPELGGLGFHLKWNMGWMNDFLRFAEEDPVYRKYHFNLITFSLMYAFSERFVLPFSHDEVVHLKGSLLDKMPGDTWQKFANLRCALAFMWGHPGKKLLFMGCEIGQWREWSEGRSLDWHLLEDPMHAGMQRFMRDLNALYRRERAFWETDFSYEGFRWIDFRDVEQSVLTFLRRGAGSGEELVFGFNFTPIPRHQYRVGVPYAGAWREVLNSDAEAYGGSNLGNLGRVETEPVPAHGCDQSIRLTLPPLGAVVLKHEPAN; this is translated from the coding sequence ATGGCCCTGGCGACCCTCTCCATCGACATTCAGCAGGTGGTGCGCGGCGAGCACCGCGACGTGTTCCGCGTGCTGGGCATGCACCGCGTGTCCATCGCCGGCGAGCTGCGGCTGGTGGTGCGCGCCTTCCTCCCCGGCGCCGACTCCGCCACCGTGGTCGACGCGGACGGCGGCGACGCGCAGGAGATGGAGCGCGTGCACCCCGACGGCTTCTTCGAGCTCGTGCTGCCGCCGGGAACGCACCCGTTCCCCTATCGCCTCCGCGTGACCGAGGGCGACGGCTCGGTGGCGGAGGAGGCGGACCCGTACTCGTTCGCGCCCACCATCGCCGACTTCGACCTGTACCTGATCGGCGAGGGAACGCACCTGCGGCTGTGGGACGTGCTGGGCGCGCACCCCGACGAGATGGACGGCGTCGCGGGCACGCGCTTCGGCGTGTGGGCGCCCGGCGCGCGCCGCGTGAGCGTGGTGGGCGACTTCAACCGCTGGGACGGGCGCCGCCACGTGATGCGCTTCCACCCCGGCGCGGGCGTGTGGGAGATGTTCGTTCCCGGCGCGGGAGAGGGCACCCCCTACAAGTACGAGATCCAGGGCGCGCACGGAGGCACGTTCCTGAAGGCCGATCCGGTCGCCTTCCACGCCGAGCACAACCCCGCCACCGCCTCGATCGTGCACGACCTGCGCGGGTGGGAGTGGAGCGACGCGGAGTGGATGGAGCGGCGGCGCACGGACGACTGCTACCGCAAGCCGATGGCCGTCTACGAGGTGCACGCCGGCTCGTGGATGCGCGTTCCCGAGGAGGAGAACCGCCCGCTCACCTACCGCGAGCTGGCGCACCGCCTGGGCGACTACGTGGTGGAGATGGGCTTCACCCACGTGGAGTTCCTCCCCCTCTCCGAGCACCCGTACGACCCCAGCTGGGGATATCAGGTCACCGGCTACTTCGCCCCGACCAGCCGCTTCGGCAACCCCGACGACCTGCGCTACCTGATCGACCATCTCCACGCCCTCGGCATCGGCGTGATCATCGACTGGGTCCCCGCGCACTTTCCCAAGGACGCGCACGGGCTGCGGCGCTTCGACGGCACCGCGCTGTACGAGCACGAGGACCCGCGGCAGGGCGAGCACCCGGACTGGGGGACGCTGATCTTCAACTTCGGCCGCAACGAGGTGCGCAACTTCCTCGTGGCCAACGCGCTGTACTGGCTGGAGGAGTACCACGTCGACGGGCTGCGGGTGGACGCGGTGGCCTCGATGCTCTACCTGGACTACTCGCGCCAGCCGGGGCAGTGGATTCCCAACCCGCTGGGCGGGCGCGAGAACCTGGACGCCATCCACTTCCTGCAGCAGGTGAACGGCACCGTGCGCGACCGCCAGCCGGGCGCGCTGATGATCGCCGAGGAGAGCACCGCGTGGCCGGGGGTCACCCAGCGCCCGGAGCTGGGGGGGCTGGGCTTCCACCTGAAGTGGAACATGGGGTGGATGAACGACTTCCTGCGCTTTGCCGAGGAAGACCCGGTCTACCGCAAGTACCACTTCAACCTGATCACCTTCTCGCTGATGTACGCCTTCAGCGAGCGCTTCGTCCTCCCCTTCAGCCACGACGAGGTGGTGCACCTGAAGGGGTCGCTGCTGGACAAGATGCCGGGCGACACCTGGCAGAAGTTCGCCAACCTGCGCTGCGCGCTGGCGTTCATGTGGGGCCACCCGGGCAAGAAGCTGCTGTTCATGGGGTGCGAGATCGGCCAGTGGCGCGAGTGGAGCGAGGGGCGCTCGCTGGACTGGCACCTGCTCGAGGACCCCATGCACGCCGGGATGCAGCGCTTCATGCGTGACCTGAACGCGCTGTACCGCCGCGAGCGGGCGTTCTGGGAGACGGACTTCAGCTACGAGGGCTTCCGCTGGATCGACTTCCGCGACGTGGAGCAGAGCGTGCTCACCTTCCTGCGCCGCGGCGCCGGGAGCGGCGAGGAGCTGGTCTTCGGCTTCAACTTCACCCCCATCCCCCGGCACCAGTACCGGGTGGGGGTGCCGTACGCCGGCGCGTGGCGCGAGGTGCTGAACAGCGACGCCGAGGCGTACGGCGGCAGCAACCTGGGGAACCTGGGGCGGGTGGAGACGGAGCCCGTTCCCGCGCACGGCTGCGACCAGTCGATCCGGCTCACGCTGCCGCCGCTGGGCGCCGTGGTGCTGAAGCACGAACCTGCGAACTGA
- a CDS encoding helix-hairpin-helix domain-containing protein — protein MPKKSAGAPTEAPAKPAARTRAGVDPNAAHVAPSPADPPEIAADTLSPRARRASAARKAEPQKGKKGDGKAKKPGNLGAAGFERRPKGPDLRGDLRAFVTARPAGWGHDDWVAFLDHLRERGHDTTDPDAIGLLLERERLAALLERVPGMGPRRIDAVVGRYDTIWSAHQAGVDDLAALPNMTRALAEKVRQALQ, from the coding sequence ATGCCGAAGAAGAGCGCGGGCGCCCCCACCGAGGCCCCCGCGAAGCCCGCCGCCCGCACCCGGGCCGGCGTGGACCCGAACGCCGCGCACGTGGCGCCCTCGCCCGCCGACCCGCCCGAAATTGCGGCCGACACCCTGTCCCCCCGCGCCCGCCGGGCCTCGGCGGCGCGGAAGGCGGAGCCGCAGAAGGGGAAGAAGGGAGATGGAAAGGCGAAGAAGCCCGGCAACCTGGGCGCCGCGGGGTTCGAGCGGCGGCCGAAGGGGCCGGACCTGCGCGGGGACCTGCGCGCCTTCGTCACCGCGCGCCCGGCGGGATGGGGGCACGACGACTGGGTGGCGTTCCTGGACCACCTCCGCGAGCGCGGCCACGACACCACCGACCCGGACGCCATCGGCCTGCTGCTGGAGCGCGAGCGCCTGGCCGCGCTGCTGGAGCGCGTCCCCGGCATGGGCCCGCGCCGCATCGACGCGGTGGTGGGCCGCTACGACACCATCTGGTCCGCCCACCAGGCCGGCGTCGACGACCTCGCCGCCCTCCCGAACATGACCCGCGCCCTCGCGGAGAAGGTCCGGCAGGCGCTCCAGTAG
- a CDS encoding type II toxin-antitoxin system RelE/ParE family toxin produces MCFEVEYTDEFADWWDLLDEQEQVSIDATVQLLELMGPGLPFPHCSRINGSRHRHLRELRVQHQGRPYRVLYAFDPRRVALLLIGGDKTGNGRWYEKYVPIADRLYDEHLLELARGG; encoded by the coding sequence ATGTGCTTCGAGGTCGAGTACACCGACGAGTTCGCCGACTGGTGGGACTTGCTGGACGAGCAGGAGCAGGTCTCCATCGACGCCACCGTCCAGCTGCTGGAGCTGATGGGCCCGGGGCTGCCGTTCCCGCACTGCTCCAGGATCAACGGATCGCGGCACCGGCATCTGCGCGAATTGCGCGTGCAGCACCAGGGAAGGCCGTACCGCGTGCTCTACGCCTTCGATCCGCGCCGCGTGGCCCTGCTCCTGATCGGCGGCGACAAGACGGGGAACGGGCGGTGGTACGAGAAGTACGTCCCAATCGCGGACCGGCTGTACGACGAGCATCTGCTCGAACTCGCACGAGGAGGCTGA
- a CDS encoding XRE family transcriptional regulator, with amino-acid sequence MARKYSGLRERMSPEARAAAHERSVQMLLEIPLHELRQARVKTQQEMAAALGTTQANISQLEKRADMYLSTLRRYIEALGGELEITARFPSGEVRLLSFSDAEDAELEESPV; translated from the coding sequence ATGGCACGCAAGTATTCCGGGCTGCGGGAGCGCATGAGCCCCGAGGCACGCGCGGCGGCGCACGAGCGCAGCGTGCAGATGCTGCTCGAGATCCCGCTGCACGAGCTGCGGCAGGCGCGCGTGAAGACCCAGCAGGAGATGGCCGCGGCGCTGGGAACCACGCAGGCCAACATCTCCCAGCTGGAGAAGCGCGCGGACATGTATCTCAGCACGCTCCGCCGCTACATCGAGGCGTTGGGCGGCGAGCTGGAGATCACCGCACGGTTCCCCAGCGGCGAGGTGCGCCTGCTCAGCTTCTCGGACGCGGAGGATGCGGAGCTCGAGGAGAGTCCCGTCTGA
- a CDS encoding class I SAM-dependent methyltransferase: MTPSSVADFYDRLAPFYHLIFPDWEASIARQAAQLDVVIRVRTGGGARTVLDVACGIGTQSLGLAALGHDVTASDLSAIAVERARREAERRGLHISFSVADMRAAHEHHGRTFDIVLCADNSLPHLLADGEILIALKQLFACTRPGGACILSVRDYAAMPRVAEVQHYGTREEDGARWILLQHRAFDGDRYDLTFYVVEDRGGDEAATRVLRSRYYAISTKRLMELMREAGFVEVERLDGAFYQPLLVGTSAG, from the coding sequence ATGACGCCTTCCTCCGTCGCTGACTTCTACGACCGGCTCGCGCCCTTCTACCACCTGATCTTTCCGGATTGGGAGGCGAGCATCGCGCGGCAGGCGGCGCAGCTCGACGTGGTGATCCGCGTGCGGACCGGCGGCGGCGCGCGGACGGTGCTGGACGTGGCGTGCGGCATCGGAACGCAGAGCCTGGGGCTGGCGGCGCTCGGCCACGACGTCACCGCGTCGGACCTGAGCGCCATCGCGGTCGAGCGCGCGCGGCGCGAGGCGGAGCGGCGCGGGCTCCACATCTCCTTCTCCGTCGCCGACATGCGGGCCGCGCACGAGCACCACGGCCGCACGTTCGACATCGTCCTCTGCGCCGACAACTCGCTGCCGCACCTGCTGGCGGACGGCGAGATTCTCATCGCCCTGAAGCAGCTGTTCGCCTGCACCCGGCCCGGCGGCGCGTGCATCCTGTCCGTGCGCGACTACGCGGCGATGCCGCGCGTGGCCGAGGTGCAGCACTACGGCACACGCGAGGAAGACGGCGCGCGCTGGATCCTGCTGCAGCACCGCGCGTTCGACGGCGACCGGTACGACCTCACCTTCTACGTCGTCGAGGACCGCGGGGGAGACGAGGCGGCCACGCGCGTCCTGCGCTCGCGCTATTACGCCATCTCCACCAAGCGGTTGATGGAGCTGATGCGCGAGGCCGGATTCGTGGAGGTGGAGCGGCTGGACGGCGCGTTCTACCAGCCGCTGCTGGTGGGGACGAGTGCGGGTTGA
- a CDS encoding methyltransferase domain-containing protein gives MLDLVRLSREVVFPPGGQELFRRIGTLVEMHAGMEVLDCACGRGVTSTFLAQQYGVGCVGVDPDPGLVAEAQRRAREAGLEGRLTFETAQPDDLPYRDGIFDVAIGELGLAGSADPARAVGELARVTKPMGCVVLVQLIWTGNVDPARREVLVAHLGARPMILVEWKQLLRDAGVVELTVEDWSDAPSPFRPSAGGPFPDFAEIFTLREKVGIMRRALARWGWRGVRGALVREREIHRLLTRERVLGLTMIKGTRWSPEKTLP, from the coding sequence ATGCTGGACCTGGTCCGGCTCAGCCGCGAGGTGGTGTTCCCGCCGGGCGGGCAGGAGCTGTTCCGGCGCATCGGCACGCTGGTGGAGATGCACGCGGGGATGGAGGTGCTGGACTGCGCCTGCGGCCGCGGCGTGACCTCCACCTTCCTGGCGCAGCAGTACGGCGTGGGGTGCGTGGGCGTGGACCCGGACCCCGGCCTGGTGGCCGAGGCGCAGCGCCGCGCGCGCGAGGCGGGGCTGGAGGGGCGCCTCACCTTCGAGACGGCGCAGCCCGACGACCTGCCGTACCGCGACGGGATCTTCGACGTGGCCATCGGCGAGCTGGGGCTGGCGGGGTCGGCCGACCCGGCGCGCGCGGTGGGCGAGCTGGCGCGCGTGACCAAGCCGATGGGGTGCGTGGTGCTGGTGCAGCTGATCTGGACCGGCAACGTGGACCCGGCGCGGCGCGAGGTGCTGGTGGCGCACCTGGGCGCGCGGCCCATGATCCTGGTGGAGTGGAAGCAGCTGCTGCGCGACGCGGGCGTGGTGGAGCTCACGGTGGAGGACTGGTCCGACGCCCCGTCGCCCTTCCGCCCCAGCGCCGGCGGACCGTTCCCCGATTTCGCGGAGATCTTCACCTTGCGCGAGAAGGTGGGGATCATGCGACGGGCGCTGGCGCGGTGGGGGTGGCGGGGCGTGCGCGGCGCGCTGGTGCGCGAGCGCGAGATCCACCGCCTGCTTACCCGCGAGCGCGTGCTGGGGCTCACGATGATCAAGGGCACCCGCTGGTCGCCCGAGAAGACGCTCCCGTAG
- a CDS encoding M24 family metallopeptidase, whose protein sequence is MAVTSETVSLSPATLERIRAELRERKLDGWLLFNFRGGNDVASKMLGIPALTRRYFVYLPAFGDPVAITHRIEQQPWSTWAWPAIQYSSWRELDAALAEMLRGKPTVAMEYAEGDAVPYVDKTPAGVLEMVRGAGAEVVSSGDLVSTFYSRWTAEGEASHRRAAQAVYEVAHASFRRITQIVREGGRVTEWDARGWINDDFARRGLKVGADCDVAVNANAANPHYAASADSHAVMKAGDLVLIDLWGKESEDAIYADQTWMGFLGDEVPGDLAQIFGVLAGARDAAVRHVMARSAAGEAVRGFEVDDVARKVIEDAGYGEYFIHRTGHSIDRELHGSGPNLDNLETRDTRTLIRGVGFSVEPGIYIPGEWGFRTELDMYMGAGGPEVTTPNPQRAIYPLFRENPFA, encoded by the coding sequence ATGGCGGTCACTTCGGAAACGGTATCGCTCTCCCCCGCGACCCTCGAGCGCATCCGCGCCGAGCTGCGCGAGCGGAAGCTGGACGGATGGCTCCTCTTCAACTTCCGCGGCGGCAACGACGTCGCCTCGAAGATGCTGGGGATCCCGGCGCTCACCCGCCGCTACTTCGTGTATCTCCCCGCGTTCGGCGATCCCGTCGCCATCACGCACCGCATCGAGCAGCAGCCCTGGTCCACGTGGGCATGGCCGGCCATCCAGTACTCCAGCTGGCGCGAGCTGGACGCCGCGCTGGCCGAGATGCTGCGCGGCAAGCCCACGGTGGCGATGGAGTACGCCGAGGGCGACGCGGTGCCGTACGTGGACAAGACGCCGGCCGGCGTGCTGGAGATGGTGCGCGGCGCGGGCGCCGAGGTGGTCTCCTCGGGCGACCTGGTGAGCACCTTCTACTCGCGCTGGACGGCCGAGGGCGAGGCCAGCCACCGCCGCGCCGCGCAGGCGGTGTACGAGGTGGCGCACGCCTCCTTCCGCCGCATCACCCAGATCGTGCGCGAGGGCGGCCGCGTGACCGAGTGGGACGCGCGCGGGTGGATCAACGACGACTTCGCGCGCCGCGGACTGAAGGTGGGCGCCGACTGCGACGTGGCGGTGAACGCCAACGCCGCCAACCCCCACTACGCCGCCAGCGCCGACAGCCACGCCGTGATGAAGGCCGGCGACCTGGTGCTGATCGACCTGTGGGGAAAGGAGAGCGAGGACGCGATCTACGCCGACCAGACCTGGATGGGCTTTTTGGGCGACGAGGTGCCCGGCGACCTGGCGCAGATCTTCGGCGTGCTGGCGGGCGCGCGCGACGCGGCGGTGCGGCACGTGATGGCGCGCTCGGCGGCGGGCGAGGCCGTGCGCGGCTTCGAGGTGGACGACGTGGCGCGCAAGGTGATCGAGGACGCGGGGTACGGCGAGTACTTCATCCACCGCACCGGGCACTCCATCGACCGCGAGCTGCATGGCTCGGGGCCCAACCTGGACAACCTGGAGACGCGCGACACGCGCACGCTGATCCGCGGCGTGGGCTTCTCGGTGGAGCCCGGCATCTACATCCCCGGCGAGTGGGGATTCCGCACCGAGCTGGACATGTACATGGGCGCCGGCGGGCCCGAGGTGACCACCCCCAACCCGCAGCGCGCCATCTACCCGCTCTTCCGGGAGAACCCCTTCGCGTGA
- a CDS encoding GvpL/GvpF family gas vesicle protein translates to MSDDRPPTPPPSSEGSRPRRPRPPRADETPAAAPAPHNGRPERRRVPRGLSLLAVLPADLEEPVWDPVDPRLGARLVMHDDVAALVAPAPPEGADHDPLHVTARHWEVHRALLGGDVVPAPAGVVFPTDAEVMAFLEESYTSLRGALARVRGRWEYRLHVSLLDPAFPEPKALDLATHIYAELRRLSRAAVPFPRELPRILSSAFLVERVGSEGFRDRVDQLSALNSALELDLTGPWPPYDFVSMSTPPPLADAAVPARTK, encoded by the coding sequence GTGAGCGACGACCGCCCCCCCACGCCGCCGCCCTCGTCCGAGGGGTCGCGCCCGCGCCGCCCCCGCCCGCCGCGCGCCGACGAGACGCCCGCGGCCGCGCCCGCGCCGCACAACGGGCGTCCCGAGCGCCGCCGGGTGCCGCGCGGGCTGTCGCTGCTGGCCGTGCTCCCCGCGGACCTGGAGGAGCCGGTGTGGGACCCGGTGGACCCGCGGCTGGGCGCGCGGCTGGTGATGCACGACGACGTGGCGGCGCTGGTGGCCCCCGCGCCGCCGGAGGGCGCGGACCACGACCCGCTGCACGTGACCGCGCGCCACTGGGAGGTGCACCGCGCGCTCCTGGGCGGCGACGTGGTTCCCGCGCCGGCCGGCGTCGTCTTCCCCACCGACGCGGAGGTGATGGCGTTCCTGGAGGAGAGCTACACCTCGCTGCGCGGCGCGCTGGCGCGGGTGCGCGGGCGGTGGGAGTACCGGCTGCACGTGTCGCTGCTGGACCCGGCGTTCCCCGAGCCCAAGGCGCTGGACCTGGCCACCCACATCTACGCCGAGCTGCGGCGCCTGTCCCGCGCGGCGGTTCCCTTCCCGCGCGAGCTCCCGCGCATCCTCAGCTCCGCGTTCCTGGTGGAGCGCGTGGGGAGCGAAGGCTTCCGCGACCGCGTGGACCAGCTCTCCGCGCTGAACTCCGCGCTCGAGCTGGACCTCACCGGCCCATGGCCGCCGTACGACTTCGTCTCCATGTCCACCCCGCCGCCGCTGGCCGACGCGGCCGTCCCGGCGCGGACGAAGTAA